The proteins below come from a single Tachypleus tridentatus isolate NWPU-2018 chromosome 13, ASM421037v1, whole genome shotgun sequence genomic window:
- the LOC143239701 gene encoding carboxypeptidase D-like isoform X2 — MKGRELWVILLSSTPNERPLLKPNVKYIGNMHGDESVGRELLLHLAAYLINNYNKDPYVRWLMDNTQIHLMPSMNPDGFEVALEGTCSHSPGRNNLHGVDLNRNFPDYFEENPQKEEPETRAVKKWLNDIPFVLSANLHGGALVASYPFDNLPPSKKHTHKPTRHIKSPTPDDDFFHHLALLYSSHHATMHQGLSCRWGIPDFPDGVTNGAEWYAVKGGMQDYNYVHAGCMEITVELSCCKYPVPSELPKFWEENREALLKYLAAAHQGVRGLVVDSSNRTLPKTRLKIKGRDMTFHTTKNGEYWRLLLPGNYTIEAYLKGFVITEVQFSVTKKMTTLNLTMFTEEEMQEIKTSTISMVSDPNTRTISESDFTTNIDLGRTSEKYSSDNTTVFPVSSSESFTSAMSNSDKNSSARHAHNDALESIPGDGCAVHHGFFLPSMVLICLVSFYILI; from the exons GAAGAGAATTGTGGGTTATACTTCTGTCTTCAACCCCCAATGAGAGACCTCTACTGAAGCCAAACGTCAAATATATTGGCAATATGCACGGAGATGAG tCAGTTGGAAGAGAACTCTTATTGCATCTAGCTGCATATCTTATCAATAACTACAACAAAGATCCATACGTCCGCTGGTTGATGGATAACACCCAGATTCATTTGATGCCATCCATGAATCCCGACGGGTTTGAAGTGGCACTAGAAGGAACATGTTCTCATAGCCCTGGCAG AAATAACTTACATGGCGTCGACCTAAATCGCAACTTTCCAGATTACTTTGAAGAAAACCCACAAAAGGAAGAACCAGAAACAAGGGCCGTCAAGAAATGGTTAAATGACATTCCCTTTGTGTTGTCAGCCAATTTACACGGAGGAGCTCTAGTTGCAAGTTATCCATTTGACAATCTTCCTCCTTCCAAAAAACATACAC ACAAGCCTACACGACATATTAAGTCCCCTACTCCAGACGATGATTTCTTCCACCACCTGGCCTTACTGTACTCCTCTCACCACGCCACCATGCATCAAGGGCTATCGTGTCGGTGGGGGATACCTGATTTCCCGGATGGTGTTACTAATGGTGCTGAATGGTATGCTGTTAAAg GAGGAATGCAGGATTATAACTATGTTCACGCTGGTTGTATGGAGATCACCGTGGAACTCTCGTGCTGCAAATATCCAGTACCTTCAGAATTGCCTAAATTCTGGGAAGAAAATCGAGAAGCTTTACTCAAGTATTTAGCTGCAGCTCATCAAG GTGTTCGAGGTTTGGTCGTGGATTCAAGTAACAGAACATTACCTAAAACGAGGTTAAAAATTAAAGGACGAGATATGACCTTCCATACAACAAAGAATGGTGAATACTGGAGGCTACTTCTTCCTGGGAATTATACTATTGAA gCTTACCTCAAAGGTTTTGTAATAACGGAGGTCCAATTTTCTGTGACGAAAAAGATGACAACTCTGAACTTGACCATGTTCACTGAAGAAGAGATGCAAGAGATAAAAACATCAACAATCTCAATGGTGTCTGATCCTAATACGAGAACAATTTCGGAATCGGATTTCACTACCAATATCGACTTAGGAAGAACATCTGAAAAATACAGCTCAGACAATACGACAGTATTTCCTGTTTCAAGTAGTGAAAGTTTTACATCTGCGATGTCAAACTCAGATAAAAACTCTTCTGCAAGACATGCACACAATGATGCTCTTGAGTCTATACCAGGTGATGGATGTGCAGTTCATCATGGTTTTTTTCTCCCATCAATGGTACTGATATGTCTAGTATCATTTTACATACTTATCTGA
- the LOC143239701 gene encoding carboxypeptidase D-like isoform X3 — protein MHGDESVGRELLLHLAAYLINNYNKDPYVRWLMDNTQIHLMPSMNPDGFEVALEGTCSHSPGRNNLHGVDLNRNFPDYFEENPQKEEPETRAVKKWLNDIPFVLSANLHGGALVASYPFDNLPPSKKHTHKPTRHIKSPTPDDDFFHHLALLYSSHHATMHQGLSCRWGIPDFPDGVTNGAEWYAVKGGMQDYNYVHAGCMEITVELSCCKYPVPSELPKFWEENREALLKYLAAAHQGVRGLVVDSSNRTLPKTRLKIKGRDMTFHTTKNGEYWRLLLPGNYTIEAYLKGFVITEVQFSVTKKMTTLNLTMFTEEEMQEIKTSTISMVSDPNTRTISESDFTTNIDLGRTSEKYSSDNTTVFPVSSSESFTSAMSNSDKNSSARHAHNDALESIPGDGCAVHHGFFLPSMVLICLVSFYILI, from the exons ATGCACGGAGATGAG tCAGTTGGAAGAGAACTCTTATTGCATCTAGCTGCATATCTTATCAATAACTACAACAAAGATCCATACGTCCGCTGGTTGATGGATAACACCCAGATTCATTTGATGCCATCCATGAATCCCGACGGGTTTGAAGTGGCACTAGAAGGAACATGTTCTCATAGCCCTGGCAG AAATAACTTACATGGCGTCGACCTAAATCGCAACTTTCCAGATTACTTTGAAGAAAACCCACAAAAGGAAGAACCAGAAACAAGGGCCGTCAAGAAATGGTTAAATGACATTCCCTTTGTGTTGTCAGCCAATTTACACGGAGGAGCTCTAGTTGCAAGTTATCCATTTGACAATCTTCCTCCTTCCAAAAAACATACAC ACAAGCCTACACGACATATTAAGTCCCCTACTCCAGACGATGATTTCTTCCACCACCTGGCCTTACTGTACTCCTCTCACCACGCCACCATGCATCAAGGGCTATCGTGTCGGTGGGGGATACCTGATTTCCCGGATGGTGTTACTAATGGTGCTGAATGGTATGCTGTTAAAg GAGGAATGCAGGATTATAACTATGTTCACGCTGGTTGTATGGAGATCACCGTGGAACTCTCGTGCTGCAAATATCCAGTACCTTCAGAATTGCCTAAATTCTGGGAAGAAAATCGAGAAGCTTTACTCAAGTATTTAGCTGCAGCTCATCAAG GTGTTCGAGGTTTGGTCGTGGATTCAAGTAACAGAACATTACCTAAAACGAGGTTAAAAATTAAAGGACGAGATATGACCTTCCATACAACAAAGAATGGTGAATACTGGAGGCTACTTCTTCCTGGGAATTATACTATTGAA gCTTACCTCAAAGGTTTTGTAATAACGGAGGTCCAATTTTCTGTGACGAAAAAGATGACAACTCTGAACTTGACCATGTTCACTGAAGAAGAGATGCAAGAGATAAAAACATCAACAATCTCAATGGTGTCTGATCCTAATACGAGAACAATTTCGGAATCGGATTTCACTACCAATATCGACTTAGGAAGAACATCTGAAAAATACAGCTCAGACAATACGACAGTATTTCCTGTTTCAAGTAGTGAAAGTTTTACATCTGCGATGTCAAACTCAGATAAAAACTCTTCTGCAAGACATGCACACAATGATGCTCTTGAGTCTATACCAGGTGATGGATGTGCAGTTCATCATGGTTTTTTTCTCCCATCAATGGTACTGATATGTCTAGTATCATTTTACATACTTATCTGA